The following are encoded together in the Solenopsis invicta isolate M01_SB chromosome 14, UNIL_Sinv_3.0, whole genome shotgun sequence genome:
- the LOC105204243 gene encoding protein ALP1-like has translation MTENLNKNIIIATAIVMGTQLLKNCEYSDTSSSDSEIEELLLLKKFAKRKKIQRIERYIEKVVSNYTNRQFQSHFRITRTAFEVLLTILGPNLENNLDTGRPTTSVEKQLLSVIWLLATPDSYRSVGERFDISKSTLFACFERVISALNSVSSQVICWPMQEELETIKEKFKAMAGIDGVVAAIDGTYVPIKAPLKNPDVYITRKCQYAITLQAMCDCDMKFVDCFVGYPGSVHDARIFRNSDIYHLICENVKKYFPRNEFILADKAYPVSNWCIPPYIDRGNLTRAQRHFNESVSKTRQTIERAFALLFGRFRRLKYLDMNRIDMIPATVIACCVLHNICIDSGDDFLNKYINEGMNDVQNEREEITEIEDREIGNSRRDALCRELYRNLE, from the exons ATGAcagaaaatttaaacaaaaatataattattgctaCTGCAATAGTTATGGGGACACAACttctaaaaaattgtgaatattCAGACACGTCTTCATCAGATAGTgaaattgaagaattattattattaaag aagtttgctaaaagaaaaaagatacagCGTATTGAGAGATATATTGAGAAAGTTGTATCAAATTATACAAATCGTCAATTCCAATCTCACTTTCGAATTACACGTACTGCATTTGAAGTTTTATTGACAATTCTTGGTCCAAACTTGGAAAATAATTTGGACACTGGAAGGCCAACAACGTCAGTAGAGAAGCAATTACTTTCAGTAATTTGGCTCTTAGCAACTCCTGATTCTTATCG GTCTGTTGGGGAAAGATTTGACATTAGCAAATCCACCTTGTTTGCTTGCTTTGAGCGTGTAATTAGTGCTTTAAATAGTGTATCTTCTCAAGTTATTTGTTGGCCAATGCAAGAAGAGCTTgaaacaataaaagaaaaatttaaagcaatGGCTGGTATTGATGGTGTTGTTGCAGCAATTGATGGAACGTATGTGCCAATAAAAGCACCATTGAAAAATCCAGACGTTTATATTACGCGTAAATGTCAATATGCCATAACATTACAAGCAATGTGTGATTGTGACATGAAATTTGTTGATTGTTTTGTAGGTTATCCCGGTTCTGTTCATGACGCTCGAATTTTTCGAAATTCCGATATATATCACTTAATAtgtgaaaatgttaaaaaatattttcccagGAATGAGTTTATTTTAGCAGATAAAGCTTATCCGGTTTCAAATTGGTGTATTCCTCCATACATTGATCGAGGAAATTTAACGAGAGCGCAACGTCATTTCAATGAGTCAGTGTCGAAAACTAGACAAACAATTGAAAGAGCATTTGCTTTATTGTTTGGAAGATTTCGACGACTAAAGTATCTTGACATGAACAGAATTGATATGATACCTGCAACAGTTATAGCTTGCTGTGTATTgcataatatatgtatagatagtGGTGatgattttttgaataaatatataaatgaaggAATGAATGATGTGCAAAATGAAAGAGAAGAAATTACAGAAATTGAAGATAGAGAAATCGGTAACAGTCGACGCGATGCTCTATGTAGAGAATTGTATCGAAATCTCgagtaa